The following coding sequences are from one Anabas testudineus chromosome 16, fAnaTes1.2, whole genome shotgun sequence window:
- the mrpl13 gene encoding 39S ribosomal protein L13, mitochondrial isoform X1 encodes MSNFTRSAQQWATFARSWFLIDARLQPPGKIASMCSVRLQGKHKPIYHALSDCGDHVVVINTKHIAFSGNKWEQKVYSSHTGYPGGFKQVTATQLHHKDPKAIVKLAVYGMLPKNLHRRTMMQRLHIFPDDELPDDIRANLTEELPQPRAIPRKLSEYTQEEIDAFPRLWTPPEDYKMK; translated from the exons ATGTCAAATTTTACGAGATCTGCCCAG CAATGGGCAACCTTCGCTCGCTCCTGGTTCCTAATCGATGCCAGGTTGCAGCCTCCTGGAAAGATCGCGTCCATGTGTTCTGTTCGATTACAAGGGAAACACAAACCTATCTACCATGCACTGA gtGACTGTGGTGATCATGTAGTAGTAATAAACACCAAACACATAGCTTTCTCTGGAAACAAATGGGAGCAGAAAGTGTATTCATCGCACACTGG GTATCCAGGTGGATTCAAACAAGTCACAGCCACTCAACTTCATCACAAAGACCCAAAAGCT ATTGTGAAGTTAGCTGTATATGGCATGCTGCCTAAGAATCTGCACCGACGCACCATGATGCAGCGATTACACATCTTTCCTGATGAT GAGCTTCCAGATGACATCCGTGCCAACCTGACGGAGGAGCTGCCTCAGCCCAGGGCGATCCCCAGAAAACTCAGTGAATACACCCAAGAGGAGATAGATGCTTTCCCCAGGCTGTGGACACC ACCCGAGGACTAcaagatgaaatga
- the mrpl13 gene encoding 39S ribosomal protein L13, mitochondrial isoform X2: MSNFTRSAQQWATFARSWFLIDARLQPPGKIASMCSVRLQGKHKPIYHALSDCGDHVVVINTKHIAFSGNKWEQKVYSSHTGYPGGFKQVTATQLHHKDPKAIVKLAVYGMLPKNLHRRTMMQRLHIFPDDELPDDIRANLTEELPQPRAIPRKLSEYTQEEIDAFPRLWTP; this comes from the exons ATGTCAAATTTTACGAGATCTGCCCAG CAATGGGCAACCTTCGCTCGCTCCTGGTTCCTAATCGATGCCAGGTTGCAGCCTCCTGGAAAGATCGCGTCCATGTGTTCTGTTCGATTACAAGGGAAACACAAACCTATCTACCATGCACTGA gtGACTGTGGTGATCATGTAGTAGTAATAAACACCAAACACATAGCTTTCTCTGGAAACAAATGGGAGCAGAAAGTGTATTCATCGCACACTGG GTATCCAGGTGGATTCAAACAAGTCACAGCCACTCAACTTCATCACAAAGACCCAAAAGCT ATTGTGAAGTTAGCTGTATATGGCATGCTGCCTAAGAATCTGCACCGACGCACCATGATGCAGCGATTACACATCTTTCCTGATGAT GAGCTTCCAGATGACATCCGTGCCAACCTGACGGAGGAGCTGCCTCAGCCCAGGGCGATCCCCAGAAAACTCAGTGAATACACCCAAGAGGAGATAGATGCTTTCCCCAGGCTGTGGACACCGTAA
- the dscc1 gene encoding sister chromatid cohesion protein DCC1 — translation MRTLEEVQATLEIAKLKEEDLQKTIHCLSFGENVSSADYCLMELDDTLCKHIESGQSLVIRGDKDERAVLCSGDKTYDLKIADTSNLLLFVPGCRTPEQLTNSQESCHVMHTQIWGFCNSYWELRKQRPKLKKLKKLLMENPYEGPTLRGQEENTQNRYTMQDLLERIQASEEEITEHLETIHACQIDGYWRILDFDYEMKLLGHVTQLVDSESWCFSKVPLETCLEELSPLEPKEMIEHCLNSYGKRFTENGKVFYALDEDKVCQGMALMLLQNAIKFNLREFQEVWQQSVPEGMGTRLDQLKSVALVDRASRPETICLLRVEDLPEDTLERFNHLFTLREKWTEEDITPYIQDLCGEKQTTGALLTKYARSSMQNGIKVFNSRRPVAT, via the exons ATGAGAACCTTAGAGGAGGTGCAGGCCACTCTGGAGATCGCCAAACTGAAAGAAGAGGATCTGCAGAAAACAATCCACTGTCTGTCCTTTGGGGAAAATGTGTCGTCTGCAGACTACTGCCTGATGGAGCTGGACGACACACTGTGCAAACATATAGAATCTGGCCAAAG TCTGGTGATTCGAGGGGATAAGGATGAGCGTGCCGTGCTCTGTAGCGGTGACAAAACCTACGACCTCAAAATAGCTGACACCtcaaacctgctgctgtttgtgccaGGATGCAGAACACCAGAGCAGCTGACAAACAGCCAGGAAAGCTGTCATGTGATGCACACTCAG ATTTGGGGATTCTGCAACAGCTACTGGGAACTGAGGAAGCAGCGTCCTAaattaaagaaactaaaaaagCTTTTAATGGAAAATCCATATGAGGGACCCACCTTAAGAGGGCAGGaggagaacacacagaacagg TACACAATGCAAGATCTGCTGGAGAGGATTCAGGCCAGTGAAGAGGAGATAACGGAGCACCTAGAAACCATCCACGCCTGTCAGATAGATG GCTACTGGCGTATCCTGGACTTTGACTATGAGATGAAGCTGCTTGGTCATGTGACTCAGCTGGTGGATTCTGAGTCATGGTGTTTCAGTAAAGTACCACTTGAAACTTGTCTGGAAGAGTTATCTCCACTGGAACCCAA AGAAATGATTGAGCACTGCTTGAACAGCTACGGGAAACGTTTTACTGAAAatg GGAAAGTGTTTTATGCACTAGATGAGGATAAAGTCTGTCAGGGCATGGCACTAATGCTCCTGCAGAATGCCATCAAGTTCAACCTGAGGGAGTTTCAGGAGGTCTGGCAGCAGAGCGTGCCAGAGGGCATGGGCACAAGACTGGACCAGCTAAAG AGCGTCGCCCTGGTGGACCGCGCCTCGCGTCCAGAGACCATCTGCTTGCTGCGGGTGGAAGACCTCCCAGAGGACACGCTGGAGCGATTCAACCATCTCTTCACACTCCGAGAGAAATGGACAGAAGAGGACATCACGCCATACATACA AGACTTGTGTGGAGAGAAACAGACCACTGGAGCCCTCCTGACCAAATACGCTCGATCTTCAATGCAAAACGGGATCAAGGTTTTCAACTCCAGAAGGCCTGTTGCTACATGA